The proteins below are encoded in one region of Neodiprion virginianus isolate iyNeoVirg1 chromosome 7, iyNeoVirg1.1, whole genome shotgun sequence:
- the LOC124309049 gene encoding uncharacterized protein LOC124309049 — MTKDGENSASDVVESDENNAGVVARDSEKNVIETDSVRSRKRKRKRSPYTSESELESDDSARTKNKRRERRSRLEEENLRLIALLTRRERAPMDLVKFDPKTTDATGWAKMVDEWIRRYKPDDWEVVQHLAKAFKDEAAQWFTGMDPSGKRWTEIRAEFMSAYAKNKNAASELHSIWTDDAEFTLENFMKRGRKIKAWLKERKSVDETATQLTGLSYSFRNRFVQNIFVRESPRNLQEAMSYLDGRTTDHHRPRASFGAPGPHTRTPTPRDGKSHRSDIECYSCGRKGHRQADCRSSSKSHSSKSRDGKGAYFKKALTCYNCKEEGHISTNCPKKEEKITARW; from the exons ATGACAAAAGACGGCGAAAACAGTGCCAGTGATGTGGTTGAATCTGATGAAAACAATGCCGGTGTGGTAGCAAGGgacagtgaaaaaaatgttattgaGACAGACAGTGTACGatctcgaaaacgaaaaagaaaacgatctCCGTATACATCCGAATCGGAACTTGAATCTGATGATTCTGCGCGCACAAAAAATAAACGGAGAGAACGTAGGTCAAGGCTGGAGGAAGAGAATCTACGACTGATTGCTTTGCTTACTCGACGAGAACGGGCACCGATGGACCTCGTTAAATTCGATCCAAAAACGACGGACGCCACTGGCTGGGCGAAGATGGTTGATGAATGGATTCGACGTTACAAACCGGACGATTGGGAAGTCGTCCAGCATCTGGCTAAAGCGTTCAAGGACGAAGCAGCTCAGTGGTTCACCGGTATGGACCCTTCTGGAAAACGCTGGACTGAAATTCGTGCTGAATTTATGAGCGCGTATGCAAAGAACAAAAACGCCGCTTCAGAACTCCATTCGATTTGGACCGACGACGCCGAGTTCACGCTCGAGAATTTCATGAAGAGGGGGAGGAAGATCAAAGCGTGGCTCAAGGAACGGAAATCGGTGGACGAGACCGCTACCCAACTGACTGGATTGTCGTACTCGTTCCGGAACCGATttgtgcaaaatattttcgtacgCGAATCACCTCGCAACCTACAAGAGGCAATGTCGTACCTCGATGGAAGAACGACCGATCACCATCGACCGCGTGCATCCTTCGGAGCCCCTGGTCCACACACTAGGACTCCGACGCCGCGAGATGGGAAGTCGCACCGTTCGGATATCGAGTGCTACAGTTGCGGAAGGAAGGGACATCGTCAGGCCGATTGCAGATCATCCTCGAAGTCACACAGCAGCAAGTCACGGGACGGCAAGGGCGCGTATTTCAAGAAGGCGTTGACCTGTTACAACTGCAAGGAAGAGGGTCACATCTCCACGAACTGTCCaaagaaggaagagaaaatC ACTGCTCGTTGGTAA